From Brevibacillus marinus, a single genomic window includes:
- a CDS encoding M56 family metallopeptidase, producing the protein MQSFLTALFERSVAMSVLILLYLAITPFLEKRYAAKWRYYAWLVIVLGLVIPFRPPLDAAFIQVDLPVPPAGIQLMMPGNLETGAMGADTDQQGLPTMPWPLLASCLWIAGAAAVIAYHTLRHLRFLRMVNRWSEEITNQHMLAMLQSLKDEMGINKQVKLQVCSCITSPMLIGFFRPVVLLPSTIMTSDGLDFILRHELVHLQRNDLWYKGLVLLATAVHWFNPVVYLMAKAIAVQCEISCDERVLQGASFQQRKQYGEIIIRVVRNGAMHRTALTTNFYGGKKGMQTRIRSIMDTTKKKAGIMIFGVVLIATIGTGMTFANHSPKEAANEQTLTAAVTGELKMDNYSMDHYSEFLTKVENDPVKYYYNGRWVRSLYDENNQNGKSVLYFNTVEDKDVLGKTAIHLRTIRNKETNEIEKLVEMSESEVFQLLGNDHVIKMAMTHANVSLSEEAEKKERVTSQDHVANDVSL; encoded by the coding sequence ATGCAAAGCTTTTTAACTGCATTGTTCGAACGCTCCGTTGCCATGTCGGTGCTTATCCTTCTGTATCTTGCCATCACCCCGTTCCTGGAGAAACGGTATGCGGCAAAATGGCGGTACTATGCATGGTTGGTGATTGTGCTCGGACTCGTGATCCCGTTCAGACCGCCCCTTGATGCTGCTTTTATCCAAGTCGATCTGCCTGTACCCCCTGCGGGGATTCAACTGATGATGCCTGGCAATCTCGAAACAGGTGCGATGGGAGCCGACACAGACCAGCAGGGTTTGCCAACCATGCCGTGGCCTCTGTTGGCAAGCTGCCTCTGGATTGCAGGAGCCGCTGCAGTGATTGCTTATCATACTTTAAGGCATCTCCGTTTTCTAAGAATGGTGAACCGGTGGAGCGAGGAGATCACCAATCAGCACATGCTCGCTATGTTGCAGAGCTTAAAAGATGAGATGGGAATAAACAAACAAGTAAAATTGCAGGTGTGTTCCTGTATCACCAGTCCCATGTTGATTGGTTTTTTCCGACCTGTTGTTTTACTGCCGTCCACGATCATGACGTCCGATGGGTTGGATTTCATTTTAAGACATGAGCTGGTTCATTTACAGAGAAACGACTTGTGGTACAAGGGATTGGTTCTGCTGGCAACCGCCGTCCATTGGTTCAACCCGGTTGTATATCTCATGGCAAAAGCGATTGCTGTGCAGTGCGAAATTTCCTGCGATGAACGGGTACTGCAAGGAGCAAGCTTCCAGCAACGCAAGCAATACGGCGAAATCATCATCCGGGTCGTCAGAAACGGAGCCATGCACCGAACAGCCTTAACAACGAATTTTTACGGAGGGAAAAAAGGGATGCAAACTCGCATTCGTTCCATCATGGACACAACGAAAAAGAAGGCCGGAATCATGATCTTTGGCGTTGTTCTGATTGCGACGATCGGGACAGGAATGACATTTGCCAACCATTCCCCAAAAGAAGCGGCCAATGAACAAACACTTACTGCCGCCGTTACCGGCGAACTTAAAATGGACAATTATTCTATGGATCATTATTCCGAATTTTTAACGAAGGTCGAGAATGACCCTGTTAAGTATTACTATAACGGCCGCTGGGTACGTTCTCTATACGATGAGAACAATCAAAATGGGAAGTCGGTTCTTTATTTTAATACTGTGGAAGATAAAGATGTCTTGGGCAAAACAGCTATTCATCTTAGAACAATAAGAAATAAAGAAACAAATGAAATTGAAAAATTGGTTGAAATGTCTGAAAGTGAGGTATTTCAACTATTAGGCAATGATCATGTTATTAAAATGGCAATGACACATGCAAATGTGAGTCTTTCCGAAGAAGCCGAAAAGAAAGAACGAGTTACCTCACAGGATCATGTTGCTAATGATGTAAGTCTCTAG
- a CDS encoding branched-chain amino acid ABC transporter permease yields the protein MSALSLADILQLLFSGIAVGGIYALISVGFVTIYNVNGVINFAQGEFVMVAAMVGATLATTGMPLWLACLVAIAASALVGAVVQRFALHPARHSSDVVLLIITIGLSTMLRGIALFIWGSNPRTLPAFFPGEPLALFGTAVPRQDIVVVAVALLAMLLLYLFFERTYMGTALRACMINKEVSRLMGISPEKMALLSLVLGAALAGVVGVVVTPISLATPEMGLMFGLKGFVAAALGGLTSIPGAVLGGLLLGVLESLGAGLVSSGYKDAIAFFLLILLLVLRPQGILGGRSAKRV from the coding sequence ATGAGCGCACTGTCCCTCGCTGACATTTTGCAGCTGCTCTTCTCCGGCATTGCGGTCGGCGGAATCTACGCCTTGATCAGCGTCGGCTTTGTCACCATCTACAACGTCAACGGCGTGATCAACTTTGCGCAGGGCGAGTTTGTGATGGTCGCCGCCATGGTCGGGGCGACGCTGGCGACGACCGGCATGCCGCTGTGGCTGGCATGTCTTGTGGCGATCGCGGCCAGTGCGCTGGTGGGGGCGGTCGTACAGCGTTTTGCCCTGCACCCGGCGCGCCACTCCTCCGACGTGGTGCTGCTGATTATCACGATTGGCCTCTCCACCATGCTGCGGGGAATCGCCTTGTTCATCTGGGGCAGCAATCCCCGCACCCTGCCCGCCTTTTTTCCGGGGGAGCCGCTGGCGTTGTTCGGAACGGCGGTTCCCCGCCAAGATATCGTCGTCGTGGCGGTCGCGCTGCTCGCCATGCTGCTGTTGTACCTGTTCTTTGAACGCACCTATATGGGAACGGCGCTCAGGGCTTGCATGATCAACAAGGAGGTAAGCCGGCTGATGGGCATCTCGCCGGAAAAAATGGCCTTGCTCAGCCTGGTGCTGGGTGCCGCTCTGGCCGGCGTCGTCGGGGTGGTCGTGACGCCGATTTCGCTGGCCACGCCGGAAATGGGTCTGATGTTCGGGCTGAAAGGGTTTGTCGCAGCGGCGCTGGGGGGCTTGACCAGCATTCCGGGTGCGGTCCTGGGCGGTCTGCTGCTCGGCGTGCTGGAGTCGCTTGGCGCTGGACTCGTTTCATCCGGATACAAGGACGCGATCGCCTTCTTCCTGCTGATCCTGCTGCTTGTCCTGCGTCCGCAAGGGATCCTGGGCGGTCGCAGTGCCAAACGGGTCTAG
- a CDS encoding BlaI/MecI/CopY family transcriptional regulator, whose protein sequence is MKNMQKLPDAEFEIMKVVWANEPPITTNMIMEQLGNKRKWKAPTVISLMLRLVKRGFLRTEKSGKERIYFPLVTKEEYLEFETGNFMKHYHENSFLSLVNTLYAGKQLSDSDMEELLNWLKEKRD, encoded by the coding sequence ATGAAAAACATGCAGAAACTGCCTGATGCGGAGTTTGAAATCATGAAGGTGGTATGGGCAAACGAGCCGCCTATCACGACCAACATGATCATGGAGCAGCTGGGTAATAAAAGGAAATGGAAAGCGCCGACCGTTATTTCTCTTATGTTGCGGCTGGTTAAACGGGGCTTTTTACGGACGGAAAAAAGCGGCAAGGAACGCATCTACTTCCCGCTCGTGACAAAGGAGGAATATCTCGAGTTTGAAACAGGAAATTTTATGAAACACTACCACGAAAACTCATTTCTTAGCCTTGTCAACACCCTTTACGCTGGCAAGCAGCTCAGCGACAGCGATATGGAGGAATTGCTGAACTGGTTAAAAGAAAAGAGGGATTGA
- a CDS encoding branched-chain amino acid ABC transporter permease, translated as MEKQIEAHVPARKSLLSGRWYLPLAFVLLLAAVPLGTSSFITGLFVLMGIYVLAATGMTLIMGYGGIVTLCQAAFWGMGAYTSGILTATYGVSPLLALLVGVVVTGGAAALLGLITINLHGHLLSLATLGFGIVFNIFLLEQSELTGGPSGLVGIPSFQVFGLELSSERGWFYFVWLVALAVILLVRNLVNSAWGRTLQAVHASSAAAEAMGVHVGRYRWQAFIISAVLAALSGSLYAHYMTFISPELFTFEQSMRYVLMAVVGGLASVWGGLVGVIVITVLTELLREYIPQLLSEASAGAVETIFFGGLLVVMMIFMPQGIVGGISKLWQKRKQNDGGNAT; from the coding sequence ATGGAAAAACAAATCGAAGCACATGTTCCTGCACGCAAGAGCCTGTTGTCGGGGCGATGGTACCTGCCGCTGGCGTTTGTCCTGCTGCTCGCGGCTGTGCCGCTGGGCACCAGCTCCTTTATTACCGGCTTGTTTGTCCTAATGGGCATCTACGTGCTGGCGGCGACCGGGATGACGCTGATCATGGGTTACGGCGGCATTGTTACGCTCTGCCAGGCTGCGTTTTGGGGAATGGGCGCCTATACGTCGGGCATCCTGACCGCGACATACGGCGTTTCCCCGCTGCTCGCGCTGCTGGTGGGGGTTGTCGTCACCGGCGGCGCGGCCGCGCTGTTGGGGCTGATTACGATCAACCTGCACGGCCACCTGCTCTCCCTGGCCACCCTGGGCTTCGGAATCGTCTTCAACATCTTTCTGCTCGAGCAGAGCGAGCTGACCGGCGGCCCCTCCGGGCTGGTCGGCATTCCTTCCTTTCAGGTGTTCGGCCTCGAACTGTCTTCCGAACGGGGCTGGTTTTACTTCGTCTGGCTGGTGGCGCTGGCCGTGATCCTGCTCGTGCGCAACCTGGTCAACTCCGCCTGGGGGCGCACCCTGCAGGCCGTGCATGCCAGTTCGGCGGCGGCGGAAGCGATGGGGGTGCATGTCGGCCGTTACCGTTGGCAGGCCTTCATCATCAGTGCCGTGCTGGCAGCGCTGAGCGGGTCCCTCTACGCTCACTACATGACGTTTATCAGCCCGGAATTGTTCACCTTTGAACAGTCGATGCGGTACGTGCTGATGGCCGTGGTCGGGGGACTGGCATCCGTCTGGGGCGGTCTGGTGGGCGTCATCGTGATTACGGTGCTGACGGAGCTTTTGCGGGAGTACATCCCGCAGCTGTTGTCGGAAGCCTCGGCGGGCGCGGTGGAGACCATTTTCTTCGGCGGGTTGTTGGTCGTGATGATGATTTTCATGCCGCAGGGGATCGTCGGGGGCATCAGCAAGCTCTGGCAGAAACGGAAGCAGAACGACGGGGGGAACGCGACATGA
- the ubiB gene encoding 2-polyprenylphenol 6-hydroxylase — MSGKRMRHIGRYRDIAVALLRHGFGIVVEEIGIAQLLSFPQRLFFEPKNKDAKTVGERIKLVLQELGPTFVKLGQIASTRPDLIPEEIVSELEKLQDQVPPFSFQAVCDIIQEELGDELDRIFQHFEEIPVAAASIGQVHRAILRSGEKVAVKVQRPNIARVIETDLEILQDLAVLAEHRLEWAARYKIREMVDEFSKSLRAELDYTIECRNAEKIANQFKNDPAVYVPKVFWEYSTKKVLTMEYVDGVKLNEPDQLKQKGYNAKILAERLAKAIFQQIFHHGFFHGDPHPGNVLVLPGEVIAFIDFGMVGWLTPEMKYHFSSLVIALMRQSTDGVIKAILRMGLVSDDVNMAQLRDDVEQLREKYYGVPLSQISLGEAVNDLFRTAFRHSIRIPADLTVLGKTLLTVEGIVEKLDPAFSIFDIAEPFGRRLLKERLHPKNVAETLWKRVSHVGEMLVDLPRHMKEATLLIKRGKLRIEMAVPEIELVLRKLDRISNRLSFSIVLLAFSIIMAGVIIGSSVGRQSTLLWKIPAVEIGFAMATLMFLWLLYSILRSGRF, encoded by the coding sequence ATGAGCGGAAAAAGAATGCGCCATATCGGCCGTTATCGCGATATTGCAGTGGCCTTGCTGCGTCACGGATTTGGAATCGTCGTCGAGGAGATCGGTATTGCCCAGCTCCTCTCCTTCCCCCAGAGACTGTTTTTCGAGCCGAAGAACAAGGATGCGAAAACGGTTGGCGAACGGATCAAGCTGGTTCTGCAGGAATTGGGACCGACTTTCGTGAAACTGGGGCAAATCGCAAGCACGCGCCCCGACCTGATTCCCGAGGAGATCGTAAGCGAACTGGAAAAATTGCAGGACCAGGTCCCGCCTTTTTCGTTTCAAGCAGTGTGTGACATTATTCAAGAGGAATTGGGGGATGAACTGGATCGCATTTTTCAACATTTTGAAGAGATTCCCGTGGCCGCCGCGTCGATTGGGCAGGTTCATCGGGCAATCCTGCGATCCGGCGAAAAAGTGGCGGTCAAAGTTCAGCGTCCGAATATCGCCCGCGTGATTGAAACGGATTTGGAAATTCTACAGGATTTGGCGGTTCTCGCCGAACACCGGCTGGAATGGGCGGCTCGGTACAAAATCCGGGAGATGGTGGACGAATTCTCCAAGTCCCTGCGGGCGGAACTCGATTATACGATCGAATGCCGCAATGCGGAAAAAATCGCGAATCAGTTCAAAAACGACCCCGCGGTGTATGTTCCGAAAGTATTTTGGGAGTATTCCACGAAAAAAGTGCTGACCATGGAGTATGTTGACGGCGTAAAGCTGAACGAGCCGGATCAGCTGAAGCAAAAAGGGTATAACGCCAAAATCCTGGCGGAACGTCTGGCGAAAGCGATTTTTCAGCAAATCTTTCACCACGGTTTTTTCCATGGGGATCCTCACCCCGGAAACGTGCTCGTATTACCGGGGGAAGTGATCGCGTTTATCGATTTTGGCATGGTGGGGTGGCTGACTCCCGAGATGAAATACCATTTTTCTTCTTTGGTCATTGCCTTGATGCGGCAAAGCACGGACGGAGTCATAAAAGCGATCCTCCGCATGGGGTTGGTGTCCGATGATGTGAATATGGCGCAATTGCGCGACGATGTGGAACAGTTGCGGGAAAAATATTACGGCGTTCCGTTAAGTCAAATCAGTCTCGGAGAGGCCGTCAACGACCTGTTTCGCACCGCGTTTCGCCACTCGATCCGTATTCCGGCGGATTTGACGGTATTGGGGAAGACGTTGCTGACCGTGGAAGGCATTGTTGAAAAACTAGATCCCGCTTTCAGCATTTTCGATATAGCGGAGCCATTTGGCCGCCGGTTGTTAAAGGAAAGGCTGCATCCGAAAAATGTGGCGGAAACGTTATGGAAACGGGTTTCTCATGTCGGGGAAATGCTGGTCGATCTGCCCCGACATATGAAAGAGGCAACCTTATTGATCAAACGCGGAAAATTGCGGATCGAGATGGCTGTCCCGGAAATTGAACTCGTTTTGCGGAAATTGGATCGGATCAGCAATCGATTGTCATTCAGCATTGTTTTGTTGGCTTTCAGCATCATCATGGCGGGCGTCATTATCGGTTCTTCCGTGGGCCGGCAATCCACCTTGCTGTGGAAAATTCCGGCGGTTGAAATTGGCTTTGCCATGGCGACACTCATGTTTTTGTGGCTGTTATATTCGATCCTTCGGTCAGGGAGATTTTAA
- a CDS encoding ABC transporter ATP-binding protein, translated as MVRLLTNHLSVSYGERFIIKDISIEIPDQKITTIIGPNGCGKSTLLKAMTRIIPHQSGSIILDGKSIAKENTKALAKKLAILPQFSGEASGLTAGELVSYGRYPYQKGLGRLTKRDLEVIDWALEVTETAAYKYVPVDSLSGGQRQRVWIAMTLAQETEIIFLDEPTTYLDMAHQLEVLELLQKLNIEQKRTVVMVLHDLNHATRFADHIIALKDGRIVKAGTAEEVIQRDVLREVFQIDAQIGRDPNTNKPICITYNLIKKGADQQEKTAQPVPALARTSS; from the coding sequence ATGGTTCGTCTGCTTACGAATCATTTGTCCGTCAGTTACGGAGAACGTTTCATTATCAAAGATATCAGCATTGAAATCCCCGATCAAAAGATCACGACGATCATTGGCCCGAACGGTTGCGGCAAATCGACGCTCCTGAAAGCCATGACGCGGATCATTCCGCATCAATCCGGATCGATCATCCTTGACGGCAAGAGCATCGCCAAGGAAAACACGAAAGCGCTGGCCAAAAAGCTGGCCATTCTGCCGCAATTTTCCGGCGAGGCAAGCGGCCTGACGGCAGGCGAGTTGGTATCGTACGGACGCTATCCTTATCAAAAGGGCCTGGGCCGCTTGACCAAAAGAGATCTCGAAGTGATTGATTGGGCACTGGAGGTCACGGAAACAGCGGCTTATAAATACGTCCCTGTCGATTCTCTGTCAGGGGGGCAGCGCCAACGCGTCTGGATTGCGATGACCCTTGCCCAGGAAACCGAGATCATCTTTCTGGATGAACCCACCACTTACCTGGACATGGCTCACCAATTAGAGGTTCTGGAGTTGTTGCAAAAGCTGAACATCGAACAGAAGCGAACGGTTGTCATGGTTCTCCACGATCTCAACCATGCCACCCGTTTTGCGGACCATATCATCGCGTTAAAAGACGGGCGAATCGTCAAAGCCGGAACCGCTGAAGAAGTGATTCAACGCGATGTATTAAGGGAAGTCTTCCAGATCGACGCCCAAATCGGGCGTGATCCCAATACAAACAAGCCCATCTGCATCACCTATAACCTAATCAAAAAAGGTGCCGATCAACAGGAAAAAACGGCTCAACCCGTTCCTGCTCTTGCCCGCACTTCTTCGTAG
- a CDS encoding LLM class flavin-dependent oxidoreductase: protein MKFGLFTVFDNYLNELPRTAGQFIDQVLEQTVLAEECGYDAVWYAEHHFSEYGVLTSPQLLMTAAAGVTKRIRLGVSVVVLPFHDPVRIAEDFALVDYLSRGRLNMGLGSGYLPHEFGGFKVDASIKPFLFNEKLAILQRLWNGERFTFTGDYHEYGEIGLELLPVQKPVPTWVAALRPQSVEYVAKMGQPIMGVAYVNSNSVAELKAILDHYDEVSRASGFDPDRMEKPVALHVHVAETSEEAKKNAYEPVNRYLRTRQYGKGAAYEDLAAREQLIVGSPADCIAEIRKYQDAGVNHLMCLMNFGGMEHEKVKSSIKLFAEEVMPAFREAPTAERV, encoded by the coding sequence ATGAAGTTTGGACTGTTTACCGTGTTCGACAACTATCTGAATGAACTGCCGCGCACGGCAGGCCAGTTTATCGATCAAGTACTGGAGCAAACGGTGCTGGCCGAGGAGTGCGGCTACGATGCCGTTTGGTATGCGGAGCATCATTTCAGCGAATACGGCGTGCTGACCTCGCCGCAGCTGCTGATGACCGCTGCCGCCGGGGTAACCAAGCGGATCCGCCTTGGCGTATCGGTGGTCGTGCTGCCGTTTCACGATCCCGTCCGGATCGCGGAAGACTTTGCGCTCGTCGACTATCTCAGCCGCGGTCGCTTAAATATGGGGTTGGGCAGCGGGTATCTGCCGCATGAGTTTGGCGGATTCAAGGTGGACGCATCGATCAAGCCGTTTTTGTTCAACGAAAAATTGGCGATTCTGCAGCGGCTGTGGAACGGGGAACGTTTTACCTTTACAGGCGACTACCACGAATACGGCGAGATCGGGCTGGAACTGCTGCCGGTGCAAAAGCCGGTGCCCACGTGGGTGGCCGCCCTGCGCCCGCAAAGCGTAGAGTACGTGGCCAAGATGGGGCAGCCGATCATGGGGGTCGCATACGTCAACAGCAACTCGGTAGCCGAGCTGAAGGCGATCCTCGACCACTACGATGAAGTAAGCCGCGCTTCCGGGTTTGATCCGGACCGGATGGAAAAGCCGGTTGCGCTGCACGTCCATGTCGCCGAGACGAGCGAGGAAGCGAAGAAAAACGCGTATGAGCCGGTCAACCGCTACCTGCGCACCAGACAGTACGGCAAAGGGGCGGCGTACGAAGACCTGGCTGCGCGCGAACAGCTGATCGTCGGTTCACCGGCCGACTGTATCGCCGAGATCAGGAAGTACCAGGACGCCGGGGTGAATCATCTGATGTGCCTGATGAACTTTGGCGGCATGGAGCATGAAAAAGTGAAATCGTCGATCAAGCTGTTTGCGGAAGAAGTGATGCCCGCCTTTCGCGAGGCGCCAACGGCGGAGAGAGTATAA
- a CDS encoding phasin family protein — protein sequence MKDFVKKGLAFGLGLAITSKEQAEKLVNEWVQKGELSKDETKEMVRQLVERGEEEKNKLKRIVREQLQQMLHELDVATKEDIKRLEQRLQNLENRGE from the coding sequence ATGAAGGATTTCGTCAAAAAAGGCTTGGCGTTCGGACTGGGGTTGGCCATCACAAGCAAAGAACAAGCAGAAAAGCTTGTCAATGAATGGGTGCAAAAAGGAGAGCTGTCCAAGGACGAAACGAAGGAAATGGTCCGGCAGCTGGTTGAACGGGGCGAAGAAGAAAAAAACAAGCTGAAACGCATCGTGCGTGAGCAGCTCCAACAAATGTTGCACGAATTGGATGTAGCCACCAAGGAAGATATCAAACGGCTGGAACAGAGGCTTCAGAACCTGGAAAATCGAGGCGAATAA
- a CDS encoding DUF3870 domain-containing protein — translation MTDYAGRNTVLAAGFAQMPKGTTLYEAYKLVCCVLIIDVDDETIVDCAFTFVMEKTSDYLAHLLRGKSIANGVDEEITRLIQERFLAPGQGAVLQSLRAAIDRYHEMRRR, via the coding sequence ATGACGGATTATGCGGGACGAAACACCGTACTGGCAGCTGGGTTTGCCCAGATGCCAAAAGGTACGACCTTGTACGAAGCCTACAAGTTGGTCTGCTGCGTATTGATCATCGATGTGGACGACGAGACGATCGTCGATTGCGCGTTTACGTTCGTCATGGAGAAGACGAGTGACTATCTGGCTCATCTGCTGCGCGGCAAGAGCATCGCCAATGGCGTGGATGAGGAGATTACCAGGCTGATCCAGGAACGATTTTTGGCGCCCGGTCAAGGCGCGGTCCTGCAATCGCTGCGGGCGGCGATTGACCGCTACCACGAAATGAGAAGAAGATGA
- a CDS encoding ABC transporter ATP-binding protein, translated as MEVRNLNAHRGSIHVLRDVSLEVKRNELVTIIGPSGAGKSTLLAAISGLIPVSAGKVLLDGREVQGKTAEQLVFLGINHVPERRGMFPELTVEQSLLLGAYNRRGLAKRGRASQEEIGQDLERMYALFPRLRERRKQLSGTLSGGEQQMLAIARGLMARPQVLMLDEPSLGLAPLIVAEIFEKLHELKEQGMTILLVEQNARAALRIADRVYTLERGSIRFSGAPEELLRDERLSKSYLAGP; from the coding sequence TTGGAAGTGCGCAATCTGAATGCGCACCGGGGCAGCATCCACGTGCTGCGGGACGTCTCGCTGGAGGTAAAACGGAATGAACTGGTCACGATCATCGGACCGAGCGGGGCGGGCAAGTCCACGCTGTTGGCGGCGATCTCCGGGTTGATTCCCGTGTCCGCCGGCAAGGTGCTCCTGGACGGCCGGGAAGTGCAGGGGAAGACGGCGGAACAGCTGGTTTTCCTGGGGATCAACCACGTGCCGGAGCGGCGGGGGATGTTTCCGGAACTGACGGTGGAGCAGAGTTTGCTGCTCGGCGCCTACAACCGCCGAGGCCTTGCAAAGCGCGGCAGGGCCAGCCAAGAGGAGATCGGGCAGGATCTGGAGCGGATGTATGCGCTGTTTCCCCGCCTGCGGGAGCGGCGCAAACAGCTCTCCGGTACGCTGAGCGGGGGCGAGCAGCAGATGCTGGCCATCGCCAGGGGGCTGATGGCTCGGCCGCAGGTGCTGATGCTGGATGAGCCTTCGCTCGGACTGGCGCCGTTGATCGTCGCGGAAATTTTTGAAAAACTGCACGAATTGAAAGAGCAGGGCATGACCATCCTGCTGGTGGAACAAAACGCGCGGGCCGCCCTGCGCATCGCCGATCGGGTCTACACCCTGGAGCGGGGTTCGATCCGCTTTAGCGGCGCTCCGGAGGAATTGCTGCGCGACGAGCGGCTCAGCAAGTCGTATCTGGCCGGGCCCTGA
- a CDS encoding ABC transporter substrate-binding protein: protein MQKKSWGTMLLALAMVVSLTACGGTNSAPASGEQSSESASKTDGGGTWKIGAVLELTGKSSVWGVPQRDAIQMAVEQINANGGINGKQLELIVYDNESNETKSLVAAKKLVSQDEVLAIIGASTTPTTMPLIPYVTQEEVPLVSVGSGDEIVQPVEERKWIFKTPSNNRDISVRIAEYLKEKGKTKVAFISVNNAYGDSGKQAFEKVAQEYGIEIIGAEKFGATDNDMKPQLTRIKSLNPDAVIVWAIPPAASIVNRNFWELKMDSMLIYSSGAGANAFVELAGEAAEGTYMATGKIWVVDQLPDDDPQKATIQNYVKAYEERYNSKPSPIDGMAYDAALLVAEAIKQAAAGGEVTRATIRDGLEKVNNLVGLTGIFNTSPDNHQGLKPEDIVMLQVQNGKWVLAP from the coding sequence ATGCAGAAGAAGTCGTGGGGAACCATGTTGCTGGCGCTGGCCATGGTTGTCAGTTTAACGGCCTGTGGAGGTACGAACAGTGCACCCGCGTCTGGCGAACAGAGTTCTGAAAGCGCTTCAAAAACGGACGGCGGGGGGACCTGGAAGATTGGTGCCGTGTTGGAGTTGACCGGCAAATCATCCGTCTGGGGAGTTCCGCAGCGTGACGCCATCCAGATGGCGGTCGAACAAATCAATGCAAACGGCGGGATCAACGGCAAGCAGCTGGAGTTGATCGTCTACGACAACGAATCGAATGAAACCAAATCGCTGGTTGCGGCGAAAAAACTGGTCAGCCAGGACGAGGTGCTGGCCATCATCGGCGCGAGCACAACGCCGACAACCATGCCGCTCATCCCTTACGTGACACAGGAAGAGGTGCCGCTCGTTTCGGTTGGCTCCGGCGATGAAATCGTGCAGCCGGTGGAGGAGCGGAAATGGATTTTCAAGACGCCGAGCAACAATCGCGACATCTCCGTCCGCATCGCCGAGTACCTGAAAGAGAAAGGCAAAACGAAAGTGGCGTTCATCTCCGTCAACAACGCGTATGGCGACAGCGGCAAACAGGCGTTTGAGAAAGTCGCCCAGGAATACGGCATCGAGATCATCGGGGCGGAGAAGTTTGGGGCGACCGACAATGACATGAAACCGCAGCTGACCCGGATCAAGAGCTTGAACCCGGACGCGGTGATCGTCTGGGCGATCCCGCCGGCCGCTTCCATCGTCAACCGCAACTTTTGGGAGCTGAAGATGGACAGCATGCTGATCTACAGTTCCGGAGCGGGCGCCAATGCGTTCGTCGAGCTGGCCGGCGAAGCGGCGGAAGGAACCTACATGGCGACCGGAAAGATTTGGGTCGTCGATCAGCTGCCGGATGACGATCCGCAGAAAGCGACGATTCAGAACTACGTAAAAGCGTATGAAGAACGGTACAACAGCAAGCCGAGTCCGATTGACGGCATGGCCTACGACGCGGCGCTGCTGGTGGCGGAAGCGATCAAACAAGCGGCGGCCGGGGGTGAGGTGACGCGGGCGACGATCCGGGACGGGCTGGAGAAAGTAAACAATCTGGTCGGGCTGACGGGAATCTTTAACACATCGCCGGACAACCATCAGGGGCTGAAGCCGGAAGACATCGTGATGCTGCAGGTGCAAAACGGCAAATGGGTGTTGGCTCCATGA